The following are from one region of the Cottoperca gobio chromosome 13, fCotGob3.1, whole genome shotgun sequence genome:
- the LOC115018282 gene encoding dispanin subfamily A member 2b-like, translating to MEGGQNRDVIPTYLGWSIFNTLCCCLPLGIAAIVCSCKAQNANAVGESAQAVSASRTAKTLNVVGLVCGIILIIIFIALKATQM from the exons ATGGAAGGAGGCCAGAACCGTGATGTGATTCCAACTTACTTAGGATGGTCCATCTTTAACACCTTATGCTGTTGTCTGCCTCTAGGGATTGCTGCTATTGTTTGCTCCTGCAAG GCACAAAATGCTAATGCTGTTGGAGAATCAGCTCAAGCTGTGAGTGCTTCAAGGACAGCCAAGACCCTGAATGTCGTCGGACTTGTGTGTGGAATAATTTTGATCATCATATTCATCGCTCTCAAAGCCACTCAGATGTAA